In Neorhizobium galegae, the following proteins share a genomic window:
- a CDS encoding NAD(P)H-dependent oxidoreductase, with translation MTRIVIIQGHPDASEPHLCHALADAYARGAEAGGHSVERIELARIGVPFLTSQKEQQHGMLSPPILDAQVKIRRADHLVFVYPLWLGSMPALVKAFLEQVARPGFAYDTSRGPFDSGLLSGKSARVVITMGMPAWYYRVVYGCHSLKALKVGILHFAGIRPVRATLVGTVNAGNFDGAKWIARMTATGRRAS, from the coding sequence CAGGGACACCCGGACGCCTCGGAGCCGCATCTCTGTCATGCGCTGGCCGACGCCTATGCCAGGGGAGCCGAGGCCGGCGGGCATTCGGTCGAACGCATCGAACTTGCCCGCATCGGCGTGCCGTTCCTGACCTCGCAGAAGGAGCAGCAACACGGAATGCTCAGCCCGCCGATCCTCGACGCGCAGGTGAAGATAAGACGGGCGGATCACCTGGTCTTCGTCTATCCGCTCTGGCTCGGCTCGATGCCGGCGCTGGTCAAGGCGTTCCTGGAACAGGTGGCGCGGCCGGGCTTTGCCTACGATACGTCGCGGGGACCTTTCGACAGCGGCCTTCTGAGCGGCAAGTCGGCGCGGGTGGTGATCACCATGGGCATGCCCGCCTGGTACTACAGGGTCGTCTACGGCTGCCATAGCCTGAAGGCGTTGAAAGTAGGCATCCTGCATTTCGCCGGCATCCGGCCGGTACGGGCGACTTTGGTGGGCACGGTCAATGCCGGGAATTTCGATGGCGCGAAATGGATCGCCAGAATGACGGCCACGGGAAGGCGAGCGTCCTGA
- a CDS encoding extensin family protein, giving the protein MAYAPLSRRVIGSLIIPTMLAACSAGDLVPPAPIDNGRVGAIQPMRDIPGERVSQQAYPMNPAPVSQASGVDYANTPNLAGTGYPNSAYPGSGASDGNHYLRAPAQVQSAPQNAPLNAPMSQQPSGARQGRLPMIDSDEAMQQQASVGGRNTARNAGPMTIPEEGVNIDAELGFGPDESDVTGLAEEQDSDIAEGVGDQPVVDGIGTDNPRALQPRRQPISQQMPQSMNDDRVLVPPKRQGAGLQGDLSNNDMTWSDGSRVIPPSRAPAGTQQVAMLRPNNPMSDSGPMSQRDMPWQRDVMPRSEVSCRAELRRLGVEFDDRPPIDAGPSCRVPYPVKLSGLSGNIDVKPAVTLNCQTTLAFAKWVRNELAPSARYRYLTGIQKIVPMGGYSCRRMNNSNQRNNPMSEHAKGNAIDIGQIVLKDGHEIDVRKKGLFSMREGGLLKAVRNDSCKYFNTVLGPGSNAEHWNHFHFDLRSRRSGKRYCN; this is encoded by the coding sequence ATGGCGTATGCTCCCCTTTCTCGGCGGGTGATCGGCTCGCTGATAATCCCGACAATGCTGGCTGCCTGTTCCGCCGGGGATCTCGTTCCGCCCGCGCCGATCGACAATGGCCGGGTCGGGGCGATCCAGCCAATGCGCGACATCCCGGGCGAGCGGGTTTCCCAGCAGGCCTATCCGATGAACCCCGCGCCGGTTTCGCAGGCAAGCGGCGTCGATTACGCGAATACGCCGAACCTTGCCGGCACCGGTTACCCCAATTCGGCCTATCCGGGTTCCGGCGCCAGTGACGGCAACCATTACCTGCGGGCGCCGGCCCAGGTGCAGTCCGCGCCCCAGAATGCCCCCTTGAACGCACCCATGTCGCAGCAGCCATCCGGCGCCCGCCAGGGCCGCCTGCCGATGATCGACAGCGATGAGGCGATGCAGCAGCAGGCGTCCGTCGGTGGACGCAACACGGCCCGCAATGCCGGACCGATGACCATTCCGGAAGAGGGCGTCAACATCGACGCCGAGCTCGGTTTCGGCCCCGACGAGAGCGACGTGACGGGACTTGCCGAGGAGCAGGATTCCGATATCGCCGAAGGTGTCGGCGACCAGCCCGTCGTCGACGGCATCGGCACCGACAACCCGCGCGCGCTGCAGCCACGCCGCCAGCCGATCTCGCAGCAGATGCCCCAGTCCATGAACGACGACCGGGTGCTGGTGCCGCCGAAACGCCAGGGCGCCGGCCTGCAGGGCGATCTTTCGAACAACGATATGACGTGGAGCGACGGGTCGCGCGTCATCCCGCCAAGCCGGGCGCCTGCCGGCACCCAGCAGGTGGCAATGCTGCGGCCCAACAATCCGATGAGCGACAGCGGCCCGATGAGCCAGCGCGACATGCCCTGGCAGCGCGATGTGATGCCGCGGTCGGAAGTGAGCTGCCGCGCGGAACTGAGGCGCCTCGGCGTCGAATTCGACGACCGGCCGCCCATCGATGCAGGCCCGAGCTGCAGGGTGCCTTATCCGGTGAAACTCTCCGGCCTGTCCGGCAATATCGACGTCAAGCCGGCCGTCACGCTGAACTGCCAGACGACGCTCGCCTTTGCCAAATGGGTCCGGAACGAGCTCGCCCCTTCCGCCCGCTACCGCTATCTCACAGGCATCCAGAAGATCGTGCCGATGGGCGGCTATTCCTGCCGCCGGATGAACAACAGCAATCAGCGCAACAACCCGATGTCGGAGCATGCCAAGGGCAACGCCATCGATATCGGCCAGATCGTCCTGAAGGACGGCCACGAGATCGACGTGCGCAAGAAGGGCCTGTTCTCGATGCGCGAAGGCGGTCTCCTGAAGGCGGTGCGCAACGACAGCTGCAAATATTTCAACACCGTGCTGGGTCCCGGCAGCAATGCGGAACACTGGAACCATTTTCACTTCGACCTGCGCTCCCGCAGGAGCGGCAAGCGCTACTGCAACTGA
- a CDS encoding MmcQ/YjbR family DNA-binding protein, whose protein sequence is MADADMLRNLALSLEGTSEAPHFDRAAFKVRRIYVTLAADGLTANFKFTPDEQQIKCEILPNAFSPVRNAWGSQGWTTAVLSEFEEADLRDALETAWRHALPGKRPA, encoded by the coding sequence ATGGCCGATGCCGACATGCTCCGCAATCTGGCCCTCTCCCTGGAAGGAACGTCGGAAGCACCGCATTTCGACAGGGCGGCGTTCAAGGTCAGGCGCATCTACGTGACGCTGGCGGCCGACGGCCTGACCGCGAATTTCAAGTTCACGCCGGACGAGCAGCAGATCAAATGCGAGATTCTGCCGAACGCCTTTTCGCCGGTCCGGAACGCCTGGGGCAGTCAGGGATGGACGACGGCTGTTCTTTCGGAATTCGAAGAGGCGGATCTGCGCGACGCGCTGGAAACGGCATGGCGGCATGCGCTTCCCGGCAAACGCCCAGCCTGA
- a CDS encoding DUF1778 domain-containing protein produces MRHEQEATVFVFEDVTTEIDEPNDARMNFRTKERIKKAIHRAAVLAGVDDSAFVINAAYQSAMATITAHEVTLVQPADHKAFFDALDNPPAPTQKLQDAFKRHRETVVSK; encoded by the coding sequence ATGCGACACGAACAGGAGGCAACGGTGTTTGTTTTCGAGGATGTCACGACCGAAATCGACGAGCCAAACGATGCGCGAATGAATTTCCGTACCAAGGAGCGCATAAAGAAGGCAATTCATCGCGCCGCTGTTCTGGCTGGGGTCGATGATTCCGCCTTCGTAATCAATGCGGCCTATCAGTCCGCCATGGCGACGATCACGGCGCACGAAGTCACGCTTGTGCAGCCGGCCGACCATAAGGCGTTTTTTGACGCTCTCGACAATCCGCCGGCTCCGACACAGAAACTGCAGGACGCATTCAAGCGCCACCGTGAGACGGTCGTTTCCAAATAA
- a CDS encoding sulfite exporter TauE/SafE family protein encodes MFGIGGGAILVPIFFHVFGLLGVPEDVRMQLALGTSLAIIVPTSIRSFMAHRQRGAVDTALLKGWVVAVPLGTLIATLIAAKATSVELQLIFAVIALVLAFRMIFNRASWKLGDDLPGNPIKFLVGTGIGILSGLMGIGGGILNNTFMTLYGRSIHQGVATSSGVGVLISLPGLAGYVWGGWGKPGLPPFSTGYINWLAVALLIPVTLYMAPIGARLAHVMSKRQLEIGFGIFLIVISAQFFLSIIL; translated from the coding sequence ATGTTCGGAATCGGCGGCGGTGCGATCCTGGTGCCGATCTTTTTTCATGTCTTCGGGCTGCTCGGCGTCCCCGAGGACGTACGCATGCAGTTGGCGCTCGGCACCTCGCTTGCGATCATCGTGCCCACCTCGATCCGCTCCTTCATGGCGCACCGGCAGCGTGGCGCGGTCGATACCGCATTGCTCAAGGGCTGGGTCGTCGCGGTGCCGCTCGGCACGCTGATCGCCACCCTGATCGCCGCCAAGGCGACCAGCGTCGAACTGCAGCTGATCTTCGCGGTCATCGCGCTGGTGCTCGCCTTCCGGATGATCTTCAATCGTGCGAGCTGGAAGCTTGGCGACGACCTGCCCGGCAATCCCATAAAATTCCTGGTCGGTACCGGCATCGGCATCCTGTCCGGCCTGATGGGCATCGGCGGCGGCATCCTCAACAACACTTTCATGACCCTCTACGGCCGTTCGATCCACCAGGGAGTGGCGACCTCCTCGGGTGTCGGCGTGCTGATTTCGCTGCCGGGGCTCGCCGGTTATGTCTGGGGCGGCTGGGGGAAGCCCGGCCTGCCGCCGTTCTCGACCGGTTATATCAACTGGCTGGCTGTGGCGCTGCTGATTCCGGTCACGCTCTACATGGCGCCGATCGGTGCGCGGCTTGCGCATGTGATGTCGAAGCGGCAGCTCGAAATCGGCTTCGGCATCTTCCTGATCGTCATCTCGGCACAGTTCTTCCTGTCGATTATCCTCTGA
- a CDS encoding ABC transporter ATP-binding protein, translating into MASVVSIDKLTKTYENGFQALKGVDLEIEEGEILALLGPNGAGKTTLISIICGLVNPSTGKVLVGGHDVVRDFRQTRSQIGLVPQELTTDMFETVWSTVNFSRGVYGKKPNPALVESILKELSLWSKKDNMLRELSGGMKRRVMIAKALAHEPKILFLDEPTAGVDVNLRREMWQVVEKLRETGVTIILTTHYIEEAEEIADRVGVINGGKLLLIEEKAALMKKLGRKQLRLELSEPLKALPESLKIYNLTLSDDGAALVHEYQGEEGQGTIASLLSTLAAENIHFRDLSTRQSSLEDIFVALVAEKAGEDA; encoded by the coding sequence ATGGCGTCAGTCGTTTCCATAGATAAACTTACCAAGACCTACGAGAACGGGTTCCAGGCGCTGAAAGGCGTCGATTTGGAGATCGAGGAAGGCGAGATCCTCGCGCTGCTCGGCCCGAACGGGGCCGGTAAGACGACGCTGATCTCGATCATCTGCGGTCTCGTCAATCCTTCGACTGGCAAGGTGCTGGTCGGCGGCCACGACGTCGTCAGGGACTTCCGCCAGACGCGTTCGCAGATCGGGCTGGTGCCGCAGGAACTGACGACCGACATGTTCGAGACGGTCTGGAGCACGGTGAACTTTTCCCGCGGCGTTTATGGCAAGAAGCCGAATCCGGCGCTGGTCGAGAGCATACTCAAGGAACTGTCGCTGTGGAGCAAGAAGGATAACATGCTGCGCGAGCTTTCGGGCGGCATGAAGCGGCGGGTGATGATCGCCAAGGCGCTCGCCCACGAGCCGAAGATCCTGTTCCTCGACGAGCCGACCGCCGGCGTCGACGTCAATCTGCGCCGCGAGATGTGGCAGGTCGTCGAGAAGCTGCGCGAGACCGGCGTCACCATCATCCTCACCACCCACTATATCGAGGAGGCGGAGGAAATCGCCGACCGGGTGGGGGTCATCAACGGCGGCAAACTGCTGCTGATCGAGGAAAAGGCGGCGCTGATGAAGAAGCTCGGCCGCAAGCAGCTGAGGCTCGAATTGTCCGAGCCGCTGAAGGCGCTGCCTGAAAGCCTCAAGATCTACAACCTGACGCTTTCCGACGACGGGGCGGCGCTGGTCCACGAATACCAGGGCGAGGAAGGGCAGGGCACGATCGCATCGCTGCTGTCGACGCTTGCCGCAGAAAACATTCATTTCCGCGATCTTTCCACGCGACAGAGCTCGCTCGAGGATATTTTCGTGGCGCTCGTTGCGGAAAAAGCGGGAGAAGACGCATGA
- a CDS encoding ABC transporter permease — MNFEAIKSIYFFEMARLRRTLLQSVISPVITTSLYFIVFGTAIGSRIQTVEGVSYGSFITPGLIMLTLLTQCISNGSIGIYFPKFTGTIYEILSAPVAMTEIIIGYVGAAATKGLIIGVIILATASFFVEIRIAHPFMMVLFLVLTAVTFSMFGFIIGIWAKNFEQLNIIPMLVVPPLTFLGGSFYSINMLPPFWQTVSHFNPVLYLVSGFRWSFYEIADVNPMVSLGMIALFLVICLSILGWIFKTGYRLRN, encoded by the coding sequence ATGAATTTCGAAGCGATCAAGTCGATCTATTTCTTCGAGATGGCCCGGTTGCGCCGCACGCTCTTGCAGAGCGTCATCTCGCCGGTCATCACCACCTCGCTCTATTTCATCGTCTTCGGCACCGCGATCGGCTCGCGCATCCAGACGGTCGAAGGCGTTTCCTACGGGTCTTTCATCACCCCCGGCCTGATCATGCTGACGCTGCTCACCCAGTGCATCAGCAACGGCTCGATCGGCATCTATTTCCCGAAATTCACCGGCACGATCTACGAGATTCTCTCGGCGCCGGTCGCGATGACGGAGATCATCATCGGTTATGTCGGTGCGGCGGCGACCAAGGGGCTGATCATCGGGGTGATCATCCTCGCCACTGCCTCCTTCTTCGTCGAGATCCGCATCGCCCATCCGTTCATGATGGTGCTCTTCCTGGTGCTGACGGCGGTCACTTTCAGCATGTTCGGGTTCATCATCGGTATCTGGGCGAAAAATTTCGAGCAGCTCAACATCATCCCGATGCTGGTTGTGCCGCCTTTGACCTTCCTCGGCGGCAGCTTCTATTCGATCAACATGCTGCCGCCCTTCTGGCAGACGGTCAGCCATTTCAACCCTGTCCTCTATCTCGTCTCCGGCTTCCGCTGGAGCTTCTACGAGATTGCCGACGTCAACCCGATGGTCAGTCTCGGCATGATCGCCCTATTCCTGGTGATCTGCCTGTCGATCCTCGGCTGGATCTTCAAGACGGGTTACCGGCTGCGCAACTGA
- a CDS encoding MFS transporter, translating to MTDSTFEEDDAVRDTSSPNTSAKARWDAVIALTLGVFGLVTAEFLPASLLTPISADLGISPGVAGQTVTVTAVVAAFAGPAVVIGTRSFNRRWTLFGLTALLILSCALAALANGLTVLLVSRVLLGIGLGGFWAMAGALAMRLVPMNHLPRAMAMIFTGVSVATVMAAPLGAYIGSTLGWRAAFVLAGAVGVLALLAQAVTVPSLPPAGHAGLGTLAAVLKRPKIRIGLIATLLIVAGHFAGFTYIRPYLEDVPRLNVEMVSLVLLAYGVGGFFGNIVGGIITERSSALGVVFASSLIAVAAVILVSLGASTTAAAVAITLWGFAFGALPVSIQSYITRAAQDEAESAGALLLTTFQIAISSGAVLGGLLIDAQGPLGVMTFLGIASVLGASVMVMRGGRQVQLSQG from the coding sequence ATGACTGACAGCACTTTCGAAGAGGACGATGCCGTGCGCGACACGTCGTCCCCGAACACATCGGCCAAGGCCCGCTGGGACGCGGTCATCGCGCTCACCCTCGGCGTTTTCGGCCTCGTGACGGCGGAGTTCCTGCCGGCGAGCCTGCTCACTCCCATCTCCGCCGATCTCGGCATCAGTCCCGGCGTCGCCGGCCAGACGGTGACGGTGACCGCCGTCGTCGCGGCGTTCGCCGGTCCCGCCGTCGTGATCGGCACCCGCAGCTTCAACCGGCGCTGGACGCTGTTCGGGCTGACCGCCCTTCTCATCCTCTCCTGCGCACTGGCCGCCCTTGCCAACGGCCTGACCGTGCTGCTCGTGTCGCGCGTTCTGCTCGGCATCGGGCTCGGCGGCTTCTGGGCCATGGCCGGGGCGCTTGCCATGCGGCTCGTGCCGATGAACCACCTGCCGCGTGCCATGGCGATGATCTTCACCGGCGTGTCGGTCGCGACCGTCATGGCCGCACCGCTCGGCGCCTATATCGGCTCCACGCTCGGCTGGCGGGCCGCCTTCGTGCTGGCCGGCGCCGTCGGCGTGCTGGCGCTCCTCGCGCAAGCCGTCACCGTGCCCTCGCTGCCGCCTGCCGGACATGCCGGGCTCGGCACGCTGGCTGCCGTCCTGAAGCGCCCGAAGATCCGCATCGGCCTCATCGCGACGCTGCTTATCGTCGCCGGCCACTTTGCAGGCTTCACCTATATCCGCCCCTATCTGGAAGACGTTCCCCGGCTTAACGTCGAGATGGTCTCGCTCGTCCTGCTCGCCTACGGCGTCGGCGGCTTCTTCGGCAATATCGTCGGCGGCATCATCACCGAACGCAGTTCGGCGCTCGGCGTCGTCTTCGCCTCCAGCCTGATCGCGGTCGCCGCCGTGATCCTCGTCTCGCTGGGAGCATCGACCACGGCCGCAGCGGTCGCCATCACGCTCTGGGGTTTTGCCTTCGGCGCACTGCCCGTCAGCATCCAGAGCTACATCACCCGTGCCGCCCAGGATGAGGCGGAAAGCGCCGGCGCCCTGCTGCTGACGACCTTCCAGATCGCCATATCCAGCGGCGCCGTTCTCGGCGGCCTGCTGATCGACGCTCAAGGGCCGCTCGGCGTCATGACCTTCCTCGGCATCGCATCCGTTCTCGGTGCGTCCGTGATGGTCATGCGCGGCGGACGCCAGGTGCAGCTCAGCCAGGGCTGA
- a CDS encoding AraC family transcriptional regulator — translation MLDHSSKDAPLDLSDPLTEMLRGLRLDGVEYGRCRLPEPWATSFPAQEAARFHFISSGSAWLQTPSGEWLELRAGDAALLPRGDAHVLASIPGLTPLPFDRFGRKEVCQGVFDVQCADACGGTVALTASMRFNIDKLHPLLQLMPEAMLTSDLARNEPSIPHLLDAMAREVDMDRVGAGGILARLADVLTATLIRTWVEHGCGDTTGWIAAVRNPEVGRVLAAIHLQPDRDWNVAALARLMGASRSGFAERFLRVVGETPARYVARVRMHQARQWLRDGERVATVAERLGYDAEASFSRAFKRIIGTPPSHFRNKGEGEAIRDFG, via the coding sequence ATGCTTGATCATTCGTCCAAAGACGCGCCATTAGACCTCTCTGATCCATTGACCGAGATGCTGCGGGGCTTGCGGCTCGACGGCGTCGAATACGGCCGCTGCCGGCTGCCGGAGCCCTGGGCGACGTCCTTTCCGGCTCAGGAGGCGGCGCGTTTCCACTTCATTTCATCGGGCTCCGCATGGCTGCAGACGCCTTCAGGCGAATGGCTGGAATTGCGGGCGGGGGATGCGGCTCTTCTGCCGCGCGGCGATGCGCATGTGCTGGCAAGCATTCCGGGCCTGACGCCGCTGCCGTTCGACCGGTTCGGGCGCAAGGAAGTCTGCCAGGGCGTGTTCGACGTGCAATGCGCCGATGCCTGCGGCGGCACCGTGGCGCTGACGGCCTCGATGCGCTTCAACATCGACAAGCTGCATCCACTGCTGCAACTGATGCCCGAGGCGATGCTGACCAGCGATCTCGCCAGGAACGAGCCTTCCATCCCGCATCTTCTCGACGCCATGGCGCGCGAGGTGGACATGGACCGGGTCGGGGCCGGCGGCATTCTCGCCAGGCTCGCCGACGTGCTGACTGCGACGCTGATCCGCACCTGGGTCGAACACGGCTGTGGCGACACGACCGGCTGGATCGCCGCGGTGCGCAATCCCGAAGTCGGCCGCGTGCTGGCCGCCATCCATCTCCAGCCGGACAGGGACTGGAACGTCGCGGCGCTCGCCCGGCTGATGGGCGCCTCGCGATCCGGCTTTGCCGAACGGTTTTTGCGCGTGGTCGGCGAAACGCCGGCGCGCTACGTGGCGCGGGTGCGCATGCACCAGGCGCGGCAATGGCTGCGCGACGGCGAGCGGGTCGCGACGGTCGCGGAACGGCTTGGCTACGATGCCGAGGCCTCCTTCAGCCGCGCCTTCAAACGCATCATCGGCACGCCGCCAAGCCATTTCCGCAACAAGGGCGAAGGCGAGGCCATTCGGGATTTCGGCTGA
- a CDS encoding TIGR02281 family clan AA aspartic protease, producing MNALTGILIVLGIGLAFLIFNHDAGQTFGIDNDDFGQIIYLLPIAGLLAVGILAGRRGNAGEVLRNIALWLLIILGLVTAYLYRDDARNVAARVTAGLLPGTAVITTTSEGLNEVIIHKTRGSHFQTNVRVQGKVLPMLVDTGASTVVLSFDDARAIGLNPQSLDFSVTVMTANGRAMAAPVRLDEIAIGPIVRKNIRAMVAEDGRLGESLLGMSFLSTLGSLQMQTDELRLRD from the coding sequence ATGAACGCGCTGACCGGCATCCTCATCGTCCTCGGCATCGGCCTGGCATTCCTGATCTTCAACCACGATGCCGGGCAGACCTTCGGCATCGACAACGACGATTTCGGCCAGATCATCTACCTGCTGCCGATCGCCGGCCTGCTTGCGGTCGGCATTCTCGCCGGCCGGCGCGGCAATGCCGGCGAGGTGCTGCGCAACATCGCCCTCTGGCTGCTGATCATCCTCGGGCTGGTCACCGCCTATCTCTACCGCGACGACGCCCGCAATGTCGCCGCAAGGGTGACCGCGGGCCTGCTGCCCGGGACAGCCGTGATCACGACGACGAGTGAAGGTCTCAACGAAGTCATCATTCACAAGACCCGGGGCAGCCATTTCCAGACCAATGTCAGGGTCCAGGGCAAGGTCCTGCCGATGCTGGTCGATACCGGCGCCAGCACCGTCGTGCTTTCCTTCGACGATGCCCGCGCCATCGGCCTCAATCCGCAGAGCCTCGATTTTTCAGTGACCGTGATGACTGCCAACGGCCGGGCGATGGCAGCGCCTGTTCGCCTCGACGAGATCGCCATCGGCCCGATCGTGCGCAAAAACATCCGGGCGATGGTGGCGGAAGACGGACGGCTCGGCGAAAGCCTGCTCGGCATGAGCTTCCTCTCCACCCTCGGCTCCCTGCAGATGCAGACGGACGAGCTGAGATTGCGGGACTGA
- a CDS encoding DUF1289 domain-containing protein — protein sequence MISPCTLVCSIDLKTGYCFGCGRTRDEIAGWMDYTDIERSVLMEALPARLETVERKPRRETRRQLLAQRKTKERDTA from the coding sequence ATGATTTCGCCCTGTACCCTTGTCTGCTCCATCGACCTCAAGACCGGCTATTGCTTCGGCTGCGGACGGACGCGCGACGAGATCGCCGGCTGGATGGACTATACCGATATCGAGCGCAGTGTGCTGATGGAAGCCTTGCCCGCACGGCTTGAAACCGTCGAGCGAAAGCCAAGGCGGGAGACGCGCCGGCAGCTTTTGGCGCAGCGGAAAACCAAGGAACGCGATACGGCATGA
- a CDS encoding adenosylcobinamide-GDP ribazoletransferase translates to MCAQTHSRVETEEQLPNATEFIADLARSVGFLSRLPVPDRFFRGHDGTISRAVRAFPVAGLIIAALPALILLLLQSSDPLLVSLIALAILTLLTGALHEDGLADAADGLGGGRDKDHALLIMKDSRIGAYGVVALVLSFGLRASALAALFREDAITAALAVLAVAAVSRAVLVAHWRSLPSARENGVAASAGLPEDGARNISLFIGAAIALVLLVPVLGLPKVLLSLIAAALAGFGFTRFVRQKLGGHTGDTIGATQQLSEIAMLATLALVA, encoded by the coding sequence TTGTGTGCGCAAACTCATAGTCGGGTCGAGACGGAGGAACAACTGCCAAACGCAACGGAATTCATCGCGGACCTCGCCCGCTCGGTCGGGTTCCTCAGCCGCCTGCCGGTGCCGGACCGATTTTTTCGCGGGCATGACGGCACGATCTCGCGGGCGGTGCGGGCTTTCCCCGTCGCGGGACTGATCATCGCCGCCCTGCCGGCCCTCATTCTCCTGCTCCTGCAGTCAAGCGATCCGCTGCTGGTCAGTCTCATCGCGCTTGCCATACTGACGCTTCTGACCGGCGCGCTCCACGAGGATGGTCTTGCGGATGCGGCGGACGGTCTCGGCGGCGGGCGCGACAAGGACCACGCGCTTCTCATCATGAAGGACAGCCGTATCGGCGCTTACGGCGTGGTGGCGCTGGTGCTGTCTTTCGGCCTGCGCGCGTCGGCGCTTGCCGCACTTTTCCGCGAGGATGCCATCACGGCGGCGCTCGCCGTCCTTGCTGTTGCTGCCGTCAGCCGCGCGGTCCTGGTCGCCCATTGGCGCTCGCTGCCATCGGCCCGGGAAAACGGCGTCGCAGCCAGCGCCGGCCTGCCGGAAGATGGCGCCCGCAATATCTCGCTATTTATCGGCGCGGCCATCGCACTGGTCCTGCTCGTCCCGGTTCTCGGCCTGCCGAAAGTGCTGTTATCGCTGATCGCGGCGGCGCTCGCCGGCTTCGGCTTCACCCGTTTCGTGCGCCAAAAGCTCGGCGGCCATACGGGCGATACGATCGGCGCTACTCAACAATTGAGCGAGATCGCCATGCTCGCCACTCTTGCTCTTGTGGCGTGA
- the cobT gene encoding nicotinate-nucleotide--dimethylbenzimidazole phosphoribosyltransferase, with protein sequence MSVSGLPFDDFRVLLQNLPGPDPRALVAARERDAQLTKPPGALGRLEEIAFWLAAWTGRAPAVNRPLVAIFAGNHGVTRHGVTPFPSSVTQQMVENFAAGGAAINQICVTHDLGLKIFDLALDYPTGDITTEAALSERDCAATMAFGMEAIAGGTDLLCIGEMGIGNTTIAAAINLALYGGEAEDWVGPGTGSHGEFMERKIAAVKAAVEFHKDHLSDPLEILRRLGGREIAAIAGAILAARVEKIPVLLDGYVVTAAASILKAANPAALDHCLIGHVSGEPGHLRAIEHLGKTPLLALGMRLGEGTGAALAAGIVKAAAACHSGMATFEQAGVSNKSH encoded by the coding sequence ATGAGCGTGAGCGGCCTGCCTTTCGATGATTTCCGTGTCCTGCTGCAGAACCTTCCCGGACCGGATCCGCGGGCCTTGGTTGCGGCGCGCGAGCGTGATGCGCAGCTCACCAAGCCGCCGGGTGCGCTCGGCCGGCTCGAGGAAATCGCCTTCTGGCTGGCCGCCTGGACGGGCCGCGCGCCGGCCGTCAACCGGCCGCTGGTGGCGATCTTTGCCGGCAATCACGGCGTCACCCGGCATGGCGTGACCCCGTTCCCGTCGTCGGTGACCCAGCAGATGGTGGAAAATTTCGCAGCCGGCGGAGCGGCCATCAACCAGATCTGCGTCACCCATGATCTCGGCCTGAAGATCTTCGACCTGGCGCTCGATTACCCGACCGGCGACATCACCACCGAGGCGGCCCTGTCCGAGCGCGACTGCGCTGCGACCATGGCCTTCGGCATGGAGGCGATCGCCGGCGGCACCGATCTTCTCTGCATCGGCGAAATGGGCATCGGCAACACGACGATCGCCGCCGCCATCAACCTCGCGCTTTATGGCGGCGAGGCGGAGGACTGGGTCGGTCCCGGCACCGGTTCGCATGGCGAATTCATGGAGCGCAAGATCGCCGCGGTGAAGGCTGCCGTCGAATTCCACAAGGACCACCTGAGCGATCCGCTGGAAATCCTGCGCCGTCTCGGCGGCCGCGAGATCGCCGCGATCGCCGGCGCGATCCTTGCCGCGCGGGTCGAAAAAATCCCGGTCCTGCTCGACGGTTATGTGGTGACGGCTGCCGCCTCGATCCTCAAGGCTGCCAATCCGGCAGCGCTCGACCATTGCCTGATCGGCCATGTCTCCGGCGAACCGGGACATCTGCGTGCGATCGAACATCTCGGCAAGACGCCGCTTCTGGCGCTCGGCATGCGGCTCGGCGAGGGGACGGGTGCCGCGCTTGCCGCCGGCATCGTCAAGGCCGCCGCCGCCTGCCATTCCGGCATGGCGACCTTCGAGCAGGCCGGCGTCAGCAACAAGAGCCACTGA